A region of the Chelonia mydas isolate rCheMyd1 chromosome 22, rCheMyd1.pri.v2, whole genome shotgun sequence genome:
CCGCCATCTCTTCTGTGGCCTGCACAGTAGGACAGGACTCACTGTTACCTGCTGGAGTCTCTGTAGCAGGCTCAGACTTTTGTACAATAGGTGCAGCAGTTTGCACCTGAGCTGCTTCTGCGGTAGGCTGAGTCCCACCCCCCTCTGGCGTGCTCCATTCAGTAGACTGGGTCACAGTCTCCCTCACAGTCTCAGTCTCTCGGGGACTCCATGTGTCTGTGCCAGCAGCCTGTACCGCCATTGCTTCTCTTACCTCGGTGTTAGGATGGGCCTGGTTTTCCCCAGCAGGCAGAGCCTCACTTATTTTTGCAGTGTCTAGTGCCATGTCTTCAGTAGATCTCCCCTCGGCTGCTTCTGCTGTCGGCCACACACCCGCCTCCTCAGGAGTCTCCGGGTTTGGGACAGATgctccctcagtctctggaaTAGGATGGGCCTCACCGTTCTCTGTGGTATTCTGGGACTCCGTCTCTGCAAGACATTGGGCCCCACCAGTCACATGCAGGCTCTCTTCTAGGATCTCTACAGCTTGCTGGGCTTCACCAGTAGGTAGTGTCTCTTGTAGGATGCCTCgcatggctggcagagcagtttGTCCCTTGCCAGTTTCTTCTGTGCTCTGTACAGTCTTGTGGGCCTCAGTGTCTGGCTTGCCTAGCATTGTGGGCTGGGAGTCCGTCATTATCTCCAAGGTCTCAAAGGCAGGCTGGTCCTCACCAGCCACTGCTTTGCTCTTTTGTGCATGTAGTGCGATAGGCTGTGTTTTAGTCACCTCTGTGGTCTCTGACCAAGGTTGGTCTTCACTGTTCTCAGCGGCGTTCTGTGTCTCAGCCACTTCTGCGATGCTAGGAGGCTCAATGGGTTGAGCCTCACCAGGCTCTCCTTTGGTCACTGCAGCAGAGTGTGCCCCAATCATTATTTCTGTGGTCTTCTCAGAAGTCTCTTCAATAGAGCAGACTTCAGCCTCTATGGCCTGTGCAATTTTCTGGCCCTCATTGGTCTCCTCCGTAGTCTGTGCAATACTATGCACCTCACTCACTTCGGTGGGCTCTAGAGACCTCTCTGCAAGAGGCTGGGACCCCTTCGTGTCTCGGAGGATCTTGTGCGCACTTGGGGAAGCAGGTTGTGCCTCAGTCACCTCCATGGGCTCTGCAGTAGAACAGTTCTCAGCATGATCAGTTACTTTCTGGGACTCACCCATTTCAGCAAGTTGCATCTCACCTAGCTGTGTATCCTGCACAGCAAGCTGAGCTGCTATCAATTCCGTGGAGGCTAGTGCAGTCTCTACAATGGACTCTGCCTCAGTCATttggggggtctgtgcagcacgcTCTGCCTCTCCAAGAGCCTCTTGCCTGGTTTGCATTGCAACTGGCACCTCAGTTTCTTCTCCGCTCCATGCAGTAGGCTGGTCCTCAGTCTTCAATACACCAATATTGATGGGCTGAATCTCACCAGCTAACTGGGCTTCAGTCCCTTGGTCATGTAGC
Encoded here:
- the LOC122463554 gene encoding fibrous sheath CABYR-binding protein-like, which gives rise to MGSRLGKRKRLGVPDKSTDQKAERAAMEMEGTPQETPETHLAAETALDATQVMGKADCSEEPAPRTTEETASQTATEHGEAQPSAETTEGNESQPEAKMPLAVPQITETQLDTETSEHTSEAQPVEETSLDPTDETEAATEHYESSPIEETTEVTETQLNVLHDQGTEAQLAGEIQPINIGVLKTEDQPTAWSGEETEVPVAMQTRQEALGEAERAAQTPQMTEAESIVETALASTELIAAQLAVQDTQLGEMQLAEMGESQKVTDHAENCSTAEPMEVTEAQPASPSAHKILRDTKGSQPLAERSLEPTEVSEVHSIAQTTEETNEGQKIAQAIEAEVCSIEETSEKTTEIMIGAHSAAVTKGEPGEAQPIEPPSIAEVAETQNAAENSEDQPWSETTEVTKTQPIALHAQKSKAVAGEDQPAFETLEIMTDSQPTMLGKPDTEAHKTVQSTEETGKGQTALPAMRGILQETLPTGEAQQAVEILEESLHVTGGAQCLAETESQNTTENGEAHPIPETEGASVPNPETPEEAGVWPTAEAAEGRSTEDMALDTAKISEALPAGENQAHPNTEVREAMAVQAAGTDTWSPRETETVRETVTQSTEWSTPEGGGTQPTAEAAQVQTAAPIVQKSEPATETPAGNSESCPTVQATEEMAVPPLAETEIQIAAPATQELPRDSSETVSCTCSPIGCEVQSAAQTAEVYATALTILKFIQETSEAAAKTTEENEACPIPGTVLETPKEAESLQSLTETTELKFEKRGQDPQIPANITEDQEGGECAAISKEEILKASEPKISVDAESKLQQYTEQEDPVASLGASCELPQTLEPSSEIHAFQPLASLVTAVDERRVQGEPKPILSVSETQGTKSEMALHSVCGPIGSEAVPSKETFAREALDLIPMA